A part of Fundulus heteroclitus isolate FHET01 chromosome 23, MU-UCD_Fhet_4.1, whole genome shotgun sequence genomic DNA contains:
- the LOC118557409 gene encoding protocadherin beta-15-like isoform X1, producing the protein MVWLLDIIFETMNAQGIQRQHGFIFFFVLLQYAHGDLTYSIQEELKHGSVIGNIAKDLGLELGRLASRKARVDMEGSEKQYVGINMRNGDLFVAARIDREEHCGEKPNCVIKFDLLLENPLELHRLSLQVQDINDNEPIFPKDIIKLEISESTDKGAKYRINAAHDADIGQNTVQSYILQQNPNFVLNIQTSPGRKYGELVLDKELDREEQHELKIILTAVDGGSPRRSGTVVIHVTVLDANDNAPVFTEAVYTARLPENSPLKTAVITVSAADADDGINGEVTYEFSRLSDQSQTLFSLDSKTGEIIVTGNIDYEERSKYEVFIEAKDGYGLSSESKVIIDISDVNDNAPLIYVKSLSNPTPENVSPGTEVGIINVQDRDSENNRQVRCSVQQNVPFKLVPSIKNYYSLVTTGQLDRELVSDYNITITATDEGSPPLSSSKTVQLSVADINDNPPVFEEQSYSAHVSENNKPGSTLCSVSARDPDWRQNGTVIYSLLPGEVNGASVSSYLSVNGDTGVIHAVRSFDYEQFRSFKVHVMARDNGSPPLSSNVTVSVFISDVNDNSPQILYPAPEGSSFMTELVPKAAHGGSLVSKVIAVDADSGQNAWLSYHIVKATDPGLFTIGLHSGEIRTQRDISESDSMKQNLIVAVKDNGQPSLSATCAMYLLISDNLAEVPELKDISYDEKNSKLTSYLIIALVSVSTFFLTFIIIILGVRFCRRRKPRLLFDGAVAIPGAYLPPNYADVDGTGTLRSAYNYDAYLTTGSRTSDFKFVSSYNDNTLPADQTLKKSPTEFADMFGDSDASPEVGICPAT; encoded by the exons ATGGTTTGGCTTTTGGATATTATATTTGAGACTATGAATGCACAAGGAATTCAACGTCAACACggatttatctttttctttgttctgctcCAGTACGCGCACGGAGATCTGACCTATTCTATCCAAGAGGAGCTTAAACATGGTTCTGTTATCGGAAATATCGCGAAGGATCTGGGACTGGAGCTGGGAAGACTAGCTTCACGCAAAGCTCGTGTTGATATGGAAGGAAGCGAAAAACAGTATGTCGGTATAAACATGAGAAATGGAGATTTATTTGTTGCCGCAAGAATAGACAGAGAGGAGCATTGTGGAGAAAAGCCGAACTGCGTTATCAAATTCGACCTGCTTTTGGAAAATCCTCTGGAGCTGCATCGGTTGTCTCTTCAGGTTCAGGATATAAACGACAACGAACCGATCTTCCCGAAGGATATTATTAAGCTAGAAATCAGTGAGTCAACTGACAAAGGAGCCAAGTATCGCATTAATGCTGCGCATGATGCAGACATAGGCCAGAACACCGTCCAAAGCTACATTCTGCAGCAAAACCCCAATTTTGTGCTTAACATTCAGACAAGCCCTGGGAGAAAATATGGAGAGCTGGTTTTAGATAAAGAATTAGACCGAGAGGAGCAACACGaactgaaaataatattaaCAGCTGTGGATGGCGGGTCTCCTCGGAGATCAGGGACTGTAGTCATACATGTTACTGTGCTGGACGCTAATGATAATGCTCCGGTGTTTACCGAGGCTGTGTACACAGCCAGGTTGCctgaaaactctcctttaaaaaCTGCAGTTATCACAGTAAGTGCAGCAGATGCAGATGATGGAATAAATGGCGAGGTTACCTATGAATTTAGCCGACTCTCTGATCAGTCCCAGACTTTATTTTCTCTTGATTCGAAAACAGGAGAAATTATTGTTACAGGAAATATAGATTATGAAGAAAGATCAAAATATGAGGTATTCATTGAAGCTAAAGATGGTTACGGTCTTTCATCAGAATCTAAAGTTATAATTGATATTAGTGATGTGAATGACAACGCCCCATTAATTTATGTAAAATCCCTGTCCAATCCTACACCAGAGAATGTGTCACCTGGTACAGAGGTGGGCATCATTAATGTGCAGGACAGAGATTCTGAGAATAACAGACAGGTGCGCTGCTCCGTCCAGCAGAACGTCCCATTTAAGTTGGTTCCCTCTATTAAAAACTATTATTCTCTGGTGACCACAGGACAGCTGGACCGTGAACTAGTTTCTGATTACAACATTACAATAACTGCCACTGACGAGGGCTCTCCACCTCTGTCCTCCTCTAAAACTGTTCAGTTATCTGTAGCTGACATCAACGACAACCCACCTGTGTTTGAGGAACAGTCCTACAGCGCACATGTGAGTGAAAATAACAAACCTGGCTCCACTTTATGCTCGGTTTCTGCTCGAGACCCCGACTGGAGACAAAACGGTACAGTGATTTATTCTCTGTTACCTGGTGAGGTGAACGGTGCCTCGGTGTCCTCCTATCTATCTGTTAACGGAGACACGGGGGTGATCCATGCTGTGAGGTCGTTTGATTATGAACAGTTCAGGAGTTTTAAAGTCCACGTCATGGCCAGAGACAACGGTTCTCCTCCACTCAGCAGCAACGTGACCGTCAGTGTGTTCATATCAGATGTGAATGACAACTCTCCTCAGATACTGTACCCCGCCCCGGAGGGCAGCTCCTTCATGACCGAGCTGGTTCCCAAAGCTGCACACGGAGGCTCTCTGGTGTCCAAAGTGATCGCGGTGGACGCAGACTCTGGACAGAATGCCTGGCTGTCCTATCATATAGTCAAAGCCACAGATCCTGGACTTTTCACTATTGGTCTGCACAGCGGAGAGATCAGGACACAGCGGGACATTTCAGAATCTGACAGCATGAAACAGAACCTGATTGTTGCAGTGAAAGATAACggacagccctctctgtctgccaCCTGTGCCatgtatttacttatttctgATAACTTGGCTGAGGTGCCAGAACTGAAAGATATTTCTTATGATGAGAAGAACTCCAAGCTGACCTCCTATCTGATCATTGCGCTGGTTTCTGTGTCCACCTTCTTTCTgaccttcatcatcatcatcctgggTGTGAGGTTTTGTCGCAGGAGAAAGCCCAGACTGTTGTTTGATGGAGCAGTAGCCATCCCCGGAGCTTATCTCCCTCCTAATTACGCAGATGTTGATGGCACAGGAACTTTACGTAGCGCTTACAATTATGACGCCTACCTGACAACCGGATCTAGAACCAGTGACTTTAAGTTTGTATCATCTTACAACGACAACACGCTGCCTGCTGACCAGACTCTGAAGAAAAGTCCAACAGAGTTTGCTGACATGTTTGGAGACAGTGATGCTTCTCCAGAG GTAGGAATTTGTCCCGCTACATAG
- the LOC118557409 gene encoding protocadherin beta-15-like isoform X2, producing MVWLLDIIFETMNAQGIQRQHGFIFFFVLLQYAHGDLTYSIQEELKHGSVIGNIAKDLGLELGRLASRKARVDMEGSEKQYVGINMRNGDLFVAARIDREEHCGEKPNCVIKFDLLLENPLELHRLSLQVQDINDNEPIFPKDIIKLEISESTDKGAKYRINAAHDADIGQNTVQSYILQQNPNFVLNIQTSPGRKYGELVLDKELDREEQHELKIILTAVDGGSPRRSGTVVIHVTVLDANDNAPVFTEAVYTARLPENSPLKTAVITVSAADADDGINGEVTYEFSRLSDQSQTLFSLDSKTGEIIVTGNIDYEERSKYEVFIEAKDGYGLSSESKVIIDISDVNDNAPLIYVKSLSNPTPENVSPGTEVGIINVQDRDSENNRQVRCSVQQNVPFKLVPSIKNYYSLVTTGQLDRELVSDYNITITATDEGSPPLSSSKTVQLSVADINDNPPVFEEQSYSAHVSENNKPGSTLCSVSARDPDWRQNGTVIYSLLPGEVNGASVSSYLSVNGDTGVIHAVRSFDYEQFRSFKVHVMARDNGSPPLSSNVTVSVFISDVNDNSPQILYPAPEGSSFMTELVPKAAHGGSLVSKVIAVDADSGQNAWLSYHIVKATDPGLFTIGLHSGEIRTQRDISESDSMKQNLIVAVKDNGQPSLSATCAMYLLISDNLAEVPELKDISYDEKNSKLTSYLIIALVSVSTFFLTFIIIILGVRFCRRRKPRLLFDGAVAIPGAYLPPNYADVDGTGTLRSAYNYDAYLTTGSRTSDFKFVSSYNDNTLPADQTLKKSPTEFADMFGDSDASPEVGICPTT from the coding sequence ATGGTTTGGCTTTTGGATATTATATTTGAGACTATGAATGCACAAGGAATTCAACGTCAACACggatttatctttttctttgttctgctcCAGTACGCGCACGGAGATCTGACCTATTCTATCCAAGAGGAGCTTAAACATGGTTCTGTTATCGGAAATATCGCGAAGGATCTGGGACTGGAGCTGGGAAGACTAGCTTCACGCAAAGCTCGTGTTGATATGGAAGGAAGCGAAAAACAGTATGTCGGTATAAACATGAGAAATGGAGATTTATTTGTTGCCGCAAGAATAGACAGAGAGGAGCATTGTGGAGAAAAGCCGAACTGCGTTATCAAATTCGACCTGCTTTTGGAAAATCCTCTGGAGCTGCATCGGTTGTCTCTTCAGGTTCAGGATATAAACGACAACGAACCGATCTTCCCGAAGGATATTATTAAGCTAGAAATCAGTGAGTCAACTGACAAAGGAGCCAAGTATCGCATTAATGCTGCGCATGATGCAGACATAGGCCAGAACACCGTCCAAAGCTACATTCTGCAGCAAAACCCCAATTTTGTGCTTAACATTCAGACAAGCCCTGGGAGAAAATATGGAGAGCTGGTTTTAGATAAAGAATTAGACCGAGAGGAGCAACACGaactgaaaataatattaaCAGCTGTGGATGGCGGGTCTCCTCGGAGATCAGGGACTGTAGTCATACATGTTACTGTGCTGGACGCTAATGATAATGCTCCGGTGTTTACCGAGGCTGTGTACACAGCCAGGTTGCctgaaaactctcctttaaaaaCTGCAGTTATCACAGTAAGTGCAGCAGATGCAGATGATGGAATAAATGGCGAGGTTACCTATGAATTTAGCCGACTCTCTGATCAGTCCCAGACTTTATTTTCTCTTGATTCGAAAACAGGAGAAATTATTGTTACAGGAAATATAGATTATGAAGAAAGATCAAAATATGAGGTATTCATTGAAGCTAAAGATGGTTACGGTCTTTCATCAGAATCTAAAGTTATAATTGATATTAGTGATGTGAATGACAACGCCCCATTAATTTATGTAAAATCCCTGTCCAATCCTACACCAGAGAATGTGTCACCTGGTACAGAGGTGGGCATCATTAATGTGCAGGACAGAGATTCTGAGAATAACAGACAGGTGCGCTGCTCCGTCCAGCAGAACGTCCCATTTAAGTTGGTTCCCTCTATTAAAAACTATTATTCTCTGGTGACCACAGGACAGCTGGACCGTGAACTAGTTTCTGATTACAACATTACAATAACTGCCACTGACGAGGGCTCTCCACCTCTGTCCTCCTCTAAAACTGTTCAGTTATCTGTAGCTGACATCAACGACAACCCACCTGTGTTTGAGGAACAGTCCTACAGCGCACATGTGAGTGAAAATAACAAACCTGGCTCCACTTTATGCTCGGTTTCTGCTCGAGACCCCGACTGGAGACAAAACGGTACAGTGATTTATTCTCTGTTACCTGGTGAGGTGAACGGTGCCTCGGTGTCCTCCTATCTATCTGTTAACGGAGACACGGGGGTGATCCATGCTGTGAGGTCGTTTGATTATGAACAGTTCAGGAGTTTTAAAGTCCACGTCATGGCCAGAGACAACGGTTCTCCTCCACTCAGCAGCAACGTGACCGTCAGTGTGTTCATATCAGATGTGAATGACAACTCTCCTCAGATACTGTACCCCGCCCCGGAGGGCAGCTCCTTCATGACCGAGCTGGTTCCCAAAGCTGCACACGGAGGCTCTCTGGTGTCCAAAGTGATCGCGGTGGACGCAGACTCTGGACAGAATGCCTGGCTGTCCTATCATATAGTCAAAGCCACAGATCCTGGACTTTTCACTATTGGTCTGCACAGCGGAGAGATCAGGACACAGCGGGACATTTCAGAATCTGACAGCATGAAACAGAACCTGATTGTTGCAGTGAAAGATAACggacagccctctctgtctgccaCCTGTGCCatgtatttacttatttctgATAACTTGGCTGAGGTGCCAGAACTGAAAGATATTTCTTATGATGAGAAGAACTCCAAGCTGACCTCCTATCTGATCATTGCGCTGGTTTCTGTGTCCACCTTCTTTCTgaccttcatcatcatcatcctgggTGTGAGGTTTTGTCGCAGGAGAAAGCCCAGACTGTTGTTTGATGGAGCAGTAGCCATCCCCGGAGCTTATCTCCCTCCTAATTACGCAGATGTTGATGGCACAGGAACTTTACGTAGCGCTTACAATTATGACGCCTACCTGACAACCGGATCTAGAACCAGTGACTTTAAGTTTGTATCATCTTACAACGACAACACGCTGCCTGCTGACCAGACTCTGAAGAAAAGTCCAACAGAGTTTGCTGACATGTTTGGAGACAGTGATGCTTCTCCAGAG
- the LOC118557411 gene encoding protocadherin beta-15-like — MKTTRRILHWHGVICFFVLVQNAHGDLTYSVQEELKRGSVIGNVAKDLGLELGGLSSRKIRLKVEGADKDLVGINTGNGDLFVTGRIDREEHCGEKPNCVLMFDLLLENPLELHRLSLQVQDINDNEPIFPKDIIKLEIRESTDKGAKYRINAAHDADIGQNTVQSYILQQNPNFVLNIQTSPGRKYGELVLDKELDREEQQELKIILTAVDGGSPRRSGTVVIHVTVLDANDNAPVFTEAVYTARLPENSPLKTAVITVSAADADDGINGEVTYEFSRLSDQSQTLFYLDSKTGEIIVTGNIDYEERSKYEVFIEAKDGYGLSSEAKVIIDISDVNDNAPVIDITSLSNPIPENVSPGTEVGIINVQDRDSENNRQVRCSVQQNVPFKLVPSIKNYYSLVTTGQLDRELVSDYNITITATDEGSPPLSSSKTVQLSVADINDNPPVFEVQYSAHVSENNKPGSTLCSVSARDPDWRQNGTVIYSLLPGEVNGASVSSYLSVNGDTGVIHAVRSFDYEQFRSFKVHVMARDNGSPPLSSNVTVSVFISDVNDNSPQILYPAPEGSSFMTELVPKAAHGGSLVSKVIAVDADSGQNAWLSYHIVKATDPGLFTIGLHSGEIRTQRDISESDSMKQNLIVAVKDNGQPSLSATCAMYLLISDNLAEVPELKDISYDEKNSKLTSYLIIALVSVSTFFLTFIIIILGVRFCRRRKPRLLFDGAVAIPGAYLPPNYADVDGTGTLRSAYNYDAYLTTGSRTSDFKFVSSYNDNTLPADQTLKKSPTEFADMFGDSDASPEVGICPAT; from the coding sequence ATGAAAACTACTCGACGGATTCTTCATTGGCACGGCGTTATCTGTTTCTTTGTTCTGGTGCAAAATGCTCATGGAGATCTGACCTATTCCGTCCAGGAGGAGCTGAAACGCGGATCTGTAATCGGAAATGTTGCCAAAGATCTGGGCCTGGAGCTGGGCGGATTATCAAGTCGTAAAATACGGCTTAAAGTGGAAGGTGCTGACAAAGATCTTGTTGGAATTAACACGGGAAATGGAGATTTATTCGTTACGGGAAGAATAGACAGAGAGGAGCATTGTGGAGAAAAGCCGAACTGCGTTCTCATGTTCGACCTGCTTTTGGAAAATCCTCTGGAGCTGCATCGGTTGTCTCTTCAGGTTCAGGATATAAACGACAACGAACCGATCTTCCCGAAGGATATTATTAAGCTAGAAATCAGAGAGTCAACTGACAAAGGAGCCAAGTATCGCATTAATGCTGCGCATGATGCAGACATAGGCCAGAACACCGTCCAAAGCTACATTCTGCAGCAAAACCCAAATTTTGTGCTTAACATCCAGACAAGCCCTGGGAGAAAATATGGAGAGCTGGTTTTAGATAAAGAATTGGACCGAGAGGAGCAACaagaactgaaaataatattaaCAGCTGTGGATGGCGGGTCTCCTCGGAGATCAGGGACTGTAGTCATACATGTTACTGTGCTAGACGCTAATGATAATGCTCCGGTGTTTACCGAGGCTGTGTACACAGCCAGGTTGCctgaaaactctcctttaaaaaCTGCAGTTATCACAGTAAGTGCAGCAGATGCAGATGATGGAATAAATGGCGAGGTTACCTATGAATTTAGCCGACTCTCTGATCAGTCCCAGACTTTATTTTATCTTGATtcgaaaacaggagaaataattGTTACAGGAAATATAGATTATGAAGAAAGATCAAAATATGAGGTGTTCATTGAAGCTAAAGATGGTTACGGTCTTTCATCAGAAGCTAAAGTTATAATTGATATTAGTGATGTGAACGACAACGCCCCAGTTATAGACATCACATCCCTGTCCAATCCCATACCAGAGAACGTGTCACCTGGTACAGAGGTGGGCATCATAAATGTGCAGGACAGAGACTCTGAGAATAACAGACAGGTGCGCTGCTCCGTTCAGCAAAACGTCCCTTTTAAGTTGGTTCCCTCTATTAAAAACTATTATTCTCTGGTGACCACAGGACAGCTGGACCGTGAACTAGTTTCTGATTACAATATTACAATCACTGCAACTGACGAGGGCTCTCCACCTCTGTCCTCCTCTAAAACTGTTCAGTTATCTGTAGCTGACATCAACGACAACCCACCTGTGTTTGAGGTACAGTACAGCGCACATGTGAGTGAAAATAACAAACCTGGCTCCACTTTATGCTCGGTTTCTGCTCGAGACCCCGACTGGAGACAAAACGGTACAGTGATTTATTCTCTGTTACCTGGTGAGGTGAACGGTGCCTCCGTGTCCTCCTATCTATCTGTTAATGGAGACACGGGGGTGATCCACGCTGTGAGGTCGTTTGATTATGAACAGTTCAGGAGTTTTAAAGTCCACGTCATGGCCAGAGACAACGGTTCTCCTCCACTCAGCAGCAACGTGACCGTCAGTGTGTTCATATCAGATGTGAATGACAACTCTCCTCAGATACTGTACCCCGCCCCGGAGGGCAGCTCCTTCATGACCGAGCTGGTTCCCAAAGCTGCACACGGAGGCTCTCTGGTGTCCAAAGTGATCGCGGTGGACGCAGACTCTGGACAGAATGCCTGGCTGTCCTATCATATAGTCAAAGCCACAGATCCTGGACTTTTCACTATTGGTCTGCACAGCGGAGAGATCAGGACACAGCGGGACATTTCAGAATCTGACAGCATGAAACAGAACCTGATTGTTGCAGTGAAAGATAACggacagccctctctgtctgccaCCTGTGCCatgtatttacttatttctgATAACTTGGCTGAGGTGCCAGAACTGAAAGATATTTCTTATGATGAGAAGAACTCCAAGCTGACCTCCTATCTGATCATTGCGCTGGTTTCTGTGTCCACCTTCTTTCTgaccttcatcatcatcatcctgggTGTGAGGTTTTGTCGCAGGAGAAAGCCCAGACTGTTGTTTGATGGAGCAGTAGCCATCCCCGGAGCTTATCTCCCTCCTAATTATGCAGATGTTGACGGCACAGGAACTTTACGCAGCGCTTACAATTATGACGCCTACCTGACAACAGGATCTAGAACCAGTGACTTTAAGTTTGTATCATCTTACAACGACAACACGCTGCCTGCTGACCAGACTTTgaaaaaaagtccaacagagTTTGCTGACATGTTTGGAGACAGTGATGCTTCTCCTGAGGTAGGAATTTGTCCCGCTACATAG
- the LOC118557412 gene encoding protocadherin gamma-A12-like produces the protein MMAHEGRFPGICGRVFFVFFVEHCTRGELTYSVQEELKPGSVIGNIARDLGLESQGIHARKARVEMEGSEKEYIRVDLRNRDLLVAGRIDREEHCGQKPTCVLKFDLLLENPLELHRLSLQVQDINDNSPVFQKDTVKLEISESAVKGARYRINAAHDADIGQNGVQSYILQQNPHFVFNIQTTSAGNKFGELILDKELDREEKQEIKLLLTAVDGGSPRRSGTVVIHVTVLDANDNAPVFTEAVYTARMPENSPLKTPVITVSATDADDGINGEVTYDFSRLSDKSEKLFSLDEKTGEITVAGEIDYEEGSKYELMIEAKDGYGLSSEAKLIIDITDINDNAPVINLKSLSNPIAENVSPGTEVGIINVQDRDSGNNRQVRCSVQQNVPFKLVPSIKNYYSLVTTGQLDRELVSDYNITITATDEGSPPLSSSKTVQLSVADINDNPPVFEEQSYSAHVSENNKPGSTLCSVSARDPDWRQNGTVIYSLLPGEVNGASVSSYLSVNGDTGVIHAVRSFDYEQFRSFKVHVMARDNGSPPLSSNVTISVFISDVNDNSPQILYPAPEGSSFMTELVPKAAHGGSLVSKVIAVDADSGQNAWLSYHIVKATDPGLFTIGLHSGEIRTQRDISESDSMKQNLIVAVKDNGQPSLSATCAMYLLISDNLAEVPELKDISYDEKNSKLTSYLIIALVSVSTFFLTFIIIILGVRFCRRRKPRLLFDGAVAIPGAYLPPNYADVDGTGTLRSAYNYDAYLTTGSRTSDFKFVSSYNDNTLPADQTLKKSPTEFVDMFGCNDASPEV, from the coding sequence ATGATGGCGCATGAAGGGCGTTTTCCCGGGATCTGCGGCCgcgttttctttgtcttttttgtggAACACTGCACACGGGGAGAGCTGACCTATTCCGTGCAAGAGGAGCTGAAGCCCGGATCTGTCATAGGAAATATCGCCAGGGATTTGGGACTGGAATCACAGGGAATCCATGCTCGTAAAGCCCGTGTTGAAATGGAGGGAAGCGAGAAGGAGTATATCAGAGTTGACCTGAGAAACCGAGATTTATTGGTCGCGGGAAGAATAGACAGAGAGGAGCATTGTGGACAAAAACCAACCTGCGTTCTCAAATTTGATCTGCTTTTAGAAAATCCACTGGAGTTACACCGGCTGTCCCTCCAGGTGCAGGACATAAACGATAATTCCCCAGTATTTCAAAAGGACACAGTGAAGCTGGAAATCAGTGAGTCGGCTGTTAAAGGAGCCAGGTATCGCATCAATGCTGCGCACGATGCAGATATAGGCCAGAACGGCGTTCAAAGCTACATCCTGCAGCAAAACCCCCATTTTGTGTTCAATATTCAGACAACAAGTGCTGGCAATAAATTTGGAGAGTTAATCTTAGATAAAGAGTTAGACCGAGAGGAAAAGCAAGAGATTAAATTATTACTAACAGCTGTAGATGGGGGGTCTCCTCGGAGATCAGGGACTGTAGTCATACATGTTACTGTGCTCGATGCTAATGATAATGCTCCGGTGTTTACCGAGGCTGTGTATACAGCCAGGATGCCTGAAAACTCTCCCTTAAAAACCCCAGTTATCACAGTAAGTGCAACAGATGCAGATGATGGAATAAATGGTGAGGTTACCTATGATTTTAGCAGATTATCTGATAAATCTGAAAAGCTATTTTCACTTGAtgaaaaaacaggagaaataacTGTTGCAGGTGAAATAGATTATGAAGAGGGATCAAAATATGAGCTGATGATTGAGGCCAAAGATGGTTACGGCCTGTCTTCGGAAGCTAAACTGATTATTGATATTACTGATATAAATGACAACGCCCCAGTTATTAATCTAAAATCCCTGTCCAATCCCATAGCAGAGAACGTGTCACCTGGTACAGAGGTGGGCATCATTAATGTGCAGGACAGAGACTCAGGAAATAACAGACAGGTCCGCTGCTCCGTTCAGCAAAACGTCCCTTTTAAGTTGGTTCCCTCTATTAAAAACTATTATTCTCTGGTGACCACAGGGCAGCTGGACCGTGAACTAGTGTCTGATTACAATATTACAATCACTGCCACTGACGAGGGCTCTCCACCTCTGTCCTCCTCTAAAACTGTTCAGTTATCTGTAGCTGACATCAACGACAACCCACCTGTGTTTGAGGAACAGTCCTACAGCGCACATGTGAGTGAAAATAACAAACCTGGCTCCACTTTATGCTCCGTTTCTGCTCGAGACCCCGACTGGAGACAAAACGGTACAGTGATTTATTCTCTGTTACCTGGTGAGGTGAACGGAGCCTCGGTGTCCTCCTATCTATCTGTTAACGGAGACACGGGGGTGATCCACGCTGTGAGGTCGTTTGATTATGAACAGTTCAGGAGTTTTAAAGTCCACGTCATGGCCAGAGACAACGGTTCTCCTCCACTCAGCAGCAACGTGACCATCAGTGTGTTCATATCGGATGTGAATGACAACTCTCCTCAGATACTGTACCCCGCCCCGGAGGGCAGCTCCTTCATGACCGAGCTGGTCCCCAAAGCTGCACACGGAGGCTCTCTGGTGTCCAAAGTGATCGCGGTAGACGCAGACTCTGGACAGAACGCCTGGCTGTCCTATCATATAGTCAAAGCCACAGATCCTGGACTTTTCACTATTGGTCTGCACAGCGGAGAGATCAGGACACAGCGGGACATTTCAGAATCTGACAGCATGAAACAGAACCTGATTGTTGCAGTGAAAGATAACGGACAGCCCTCTCTGTCAGCCACCTGTGCCatgtatttacttatttctgATAACTTGGCTGAGGTGCCAGAACTGAAAGATATTTCTTATGATGAGAAGAACTCCAAGCTGACCTCCTATCTGATCATTGCGCTGGTTTCTGTGTCCACCTTCTTTCTgaccttcatcatcatcatcctgggTGTGAGGTTTTGTCGCAGGAGAAAGCCCAGACTGTTGTTTGATGGAGCAGTAGCCATCCCCGGAGCTTATCTCCCTCCTAATTACGCAGATGTTGACGGCACAGGAACTTTACGCAGCGCTTACAATTATGACGCCTACCTGACAACCGGATCTAGAACCAGTGACTTTAAGTTTGTATCATCTTACAACGACAACACACTGCCTGCTGACCAGACTCTGAAGAAAAGTCCAACAGAGTTTGTGGATATGTTTGGATGCAATGACGCTTCACCTGAGGTatga